One Actinomycetota bacterium DNA segment encodes these proteins:
- a CDS encoding PAS domain S-box protein, whose protein sequence is MSVRLISDSDNSQTIEILLEEILGRIAEAVFVIDKQGRFLYVNRAAYEDRGYSKEEFLKLNVRDINLPERAKLVQARINEVKRNGQTTFETVHVRKDGSTFPVEITSRMIRAGEVAGMIAVARDISWRLKEEEQLKASEEKYRDLFEDSPLAIFKTTADGRIEMANSALARMLGYETSEELIAKVPNVDATYIDPSSRDKLYKIIGEQGTVRNFETALRRKDGSIFWGALNARAIRGNKGEIAGVEGQALDISDRKAAEIEIMEYQRLLEGILSSSDAPIFSIDNNGRYSSFNKAHADAIKLSYGADIEMGKKIFDYLSVKADKQNAMANFKRVLKGERFSEVTKYGDDKKSRLYFEMTYNPILDDEGKVVGASVYARNITERRRAEAALRESEERYRSVFENTTVGVIRTGADGSLLSSNPAFAQMLGYKTTEELINAVPNVRALYVDPGQRKRLLVILNDKVVANDYPIELKRKDGSVCSISVNVRAIKDKTGKVIALEGLLVDITQRRQAEEQLKEAHGKLEATLRAIPDLMFEVDTKGQIYDYHAPANELLYAPPETFVGKNVSKVLPEPAAYICMEAISKATAHGWSRGATYMLDLPKAGKRWFELSIDTKKHDSKKIERLLVISRDITDRVLAEESIKHERDTAQMYLDIVDTVVVAVNAEGNVIMINKYGADLLGYTEEEIIGKPWLTTFIPYHERALVEGMFERIAKGEKAVESYDNTVLRKNGEERLINWRHRFVNDDKGKLKFVVSSGVDITDIHKARYEVRQSYSQLQSIVDGIIKALAMTVETRDPYTAGHQRRVAQLAVAMAEVLGWKEIQIKGLEMAATIHDIGKMYVPAEILNKPGKLDAVEFELIKLHSAAGYNIVKDIEFVEPVADMVRQHHERLDGSGYPDGLKHQDIVPGAKVMAVADVVEAMSSDRPYRPGRGLNAALEEVQDRKGGLYDAEAVEACMELFVKAKFKFD, encoded by the coding sequence ATGAGCGTTCGCTTAATAAGCGATTCTGATAACTCTCAAACGATCGAGATTTTGCTGGAAGAGATACTCGGCAGGATCGCGGAAGCCGTATTCGTAATCGACAAGCAAGGCCGTTTCTTATATGTGAATCGCGCGGCCTATGAAGACCGCGGTTATTCCAAAGAGGAATTCCTGAAACTCAACGTAAGGGATATCAACCTTCCGGAGCGCGCCAAGTTAGTCCAGGCCAGAATCAACGAAGTCAAACGTAACGGCCAGACCACTTTTGAGACGGTCCATGTTCGTAAGGACGGCTCAACGTTTCCCGTAGAGATCACCTCCAGGATGATCAGAGCCGGTGAAGTAGCCGGCATGATTGCCGTCGCCCGCGACATCAGCTGGCGTCTGAAAGAAGAAGAACAGCTTAAGGCTTCAGAGGAGAAATACCGGGACTTGTTCGAGGACAGCCCGCTGGCGATATTTAAAACGACCGCGGACGGGAGAATCGAGATGGCCAACAGTGCACTTGCCAGGATGCTGGGGTATGAGACGTCCGAAGAGCTCATAGCCAAGGTGCCGAATGTGGACGCCACCTACATAGATCCGTCGTCAAGAGATAAACTCTATAAAATAATCGGGGAGCAAGGCACGGTAAGAAACTTTGAAACGGCGCTCAGAAGGAAAGACGGCAGCATATTCTGGGGAGCGCTAAACGCGCGCGCCATCCGGGGAAACAAAGGAGAGATAGCGGGTGTCGAAGGACAAGCGCTCGATATTTCAGACCGCAAAGCGGCGGAAATCGAAATAATGGAATACCAGCGCCTTCTGGAAGGGATTCTGAGCAGCTCGGACGCGCCCATTTTCTCTATTGATAACAATGGGAGATATTCGAGTTTCAATAAGGCTCATGCCGACGCCATAAAGTTGTCTTATGGAGCCGATATTGAGATGGGCAAAAAGATTTTTGACTATCTTTCTGTCAAAGCGGACAAGCAGAACGCGATGGCCAACTTCAAACGCGTTCTCAAAGGCGAACGATTTTCCGAAGTGACCAAATACGGAGACGACAAGAAATCCAGACTGTATTTCGAGATGACCTATAATCCGATTCTTGATGACGAAGGCAAGGTGGTAGGCGCCAGCGTTTACGCCAGAAATATCACCGAAAGACGACGAGCCGAAGCCGCTTTACGCGAAAGCGAGGAGAGATATAGGAGCGTTTTTGAAAACACGACTGTCGGGGTGATCAGGACAGGCGCTGACGGATCACTGTTGTCGTCCAATCCGGCGTTCGCTCAAATGCTCGGATATAAAACAACCGAAGAGTTGATAAACGCGGTGCCTAATGTAAGAGCGCTATATGTTGACCCGGGACAGCGTAAAAGGTTGCTTGTCATCCTGAACGACAAGGTTGTCGCCAACGATTACCCGATTGAACTTAAGCGGAAAGACGGCAGCGTTTGCTCGATTTCAGTGAATGTCAGGGCCATAAAAGACAAAACTGGTAAGGTAATCGCCCTCGAAGGTTTGCTGGTTGATATCACCCAGCGGCGGCAAGCGGAAGAGCAGCTGAAGGAAGCGCACGGTAAACTTGAGGCGACGCTGAGGGCGATTCCGGACCTTATGTTCGAAGTGGACACGAAAGGTCAGATATACGACTATCACGCACCAGCTAACGAACTGCTTTATGCTCCGCCGGAAACTTTCGTAGGGAAAAACGTTTCCAAAGTTTTACCAGAGCCGGCGGCATACATATGTATGGAGGCGATCTCTAAAGCCACCGCACACGGCTGGTCTCGCGGCGCCACGTATATGCTTGACCTGCCAAAGGCGGGAAAGCGATGGTTTGAACTGTCAATCGACACAAAAAAACACGACAGCAAAAAAATCGAACGGCTGTTGGTTATTTCCCGGGACATTACCGACCGGGTCCTGGCGGAAGAATCCATAAAACACGAGCGCGACACGGCGCAAATGTATCTTGATATTGTTGACACTGTCGTCGTTGCCGTCAACGCAGAGGGCAACGTCATAATGATCAATAAATACGGTGCGGACCTCCTTGGATATACCGAGGAAGAAATCATCGGCAAACCGTGGTTAACCACGTTTATCCCTTACCATGAGCGAGCGCTCGTCGAGGGCATGTTTGAGCGTATTGCCAAGGGAGAAAAGGCCGTCGAGTCTTACGACAACACGGTATTACGCAAGAACGGTGAGGAACGTTTGATCAACTGGCGGCATAGGTTCGTGAACGACGACAAAGGCAAACTCAAATTTGTTGTCAGTTCAGGCGTAGATATAACTGACATTCATAAAGCCCGCTATGAGGTCCGGCAGAGCTATTCGCAGCTACAGTCGATCGTAGACGGCATTATAAAAGCGCTCGCCATGACGGTTGAAACACGCGATCCGTACACTGCCGGCCATCAACGGCGCGTCGCGCAGCTGGCGGTCGCGATGGCGGAGGTTCTTGGCTGGAAAGAGATTCAGATCAAGGGCTTGGAAATGGCGGCGACAATCCACGATATCGGTAAGATGTATGTACCAGCCGAGATACTCAATAAACCGGGCAAGCTGGACGCGGTTGAATTTGAGCTGATCAAATTGCACTCCGCGGCAGGTTATAATATCGTCAAAGACATCGAGTTCGTCGAGCCGGTCGCCGATATGGTCCGGCAGCACCACGAACGGCTTGACGGATCCGGCTACCCGGACGGACTTAAACATCAGGATATCGTCCCGGGCGCCAAGGTCATGGCTGTCGCCGACGTTGTCGAAGCCATGTCTTCGGACCGGCCGTACCGGCCCGGCCGCGGTCTGAACGCGGCCCTAGAGGAAGTTCAGGACAGAAAGGGCGGGCTCTACGACGCGGAAGCGGTCGAGGCCTGCATGGAACTGTTCGTTAAGGCCAAGTTCAAGTTCGACTAG
- a CDS encoding metallophosphoesterase encodes MARRTRTTIIAGVAAGVAAAWLTTVVLKARRVRVEEVSVSSPYLPLSFDGTRIVFVSDIHAGPFVSPDRMARIVDMVNGLTPDILILGGDNVGGRRRGDEIFYPEAKRFRANLAKIAVLGNHDAWEGVANARRGLANAGITLLENENLSVAKNSERIIIAGLEDLWTAGPDIKKAAKGVKRNDFAILVTHNPDELARSLPPSGHLWNLALAGHTHGGQVTFFGKGLTRPTHFGQRYRTGWRTEHGVPILVSNGVGMVTVPFRLFATPEVHVITLMKGDAGER; translated from the coding sequence ATGGCTAGAAGGACAAGAACAACCATAATCGCGGGAGTCGCGGCGGGTGTCGCGGCCGCCTGGCTGACAACCGTCGTCCTTAAAGCACGCCGCGTTCGAGTGGAGGAAGTTTCGGTATCCAGCCCGTACCTGCCCTTGTCTTTTGACGGCACGCGGATTGTCTTCGTTTCCGATATCCATGCCGGGCCCTTTGTGTCGCCGGACCGGATGGCCCGTATTGTGGATATGGTAAACGGCTTGACGCCGGATATCCTCATACTGGGCGGCGATAACGTAGGCGGACGGCGCCGCGGCGATGAAATTTTTTATCCTGAAGCTAAACGATTCCGCGCAAATTTGGCGAAAATCGCCGTGCTCGGCAACCATGACGCCTGGGAAGGCGTCGCCAACGCGAGGAGAGGCTTGGCCAACGCCGGCATCACCCTGCTGGAAAACGAGAACCTGTCCGTTGCCAAAAACAGCGAGCGGATAATCATCGCCGGCTTAGAAGATCTCTGGACGGCCGGACCCGATATAAAGAAGGCGGCCAAGGGCGTCAAGCGAAATGATTTTGCCATTCTGGTTACGCACAATCCGGACGAACTGGCCAGATCGTTGCCGCCGTCTGGTCATTTATGGAATCTCGCGCTGGCCGGCCACACTCACGGCGGCCAAGTGACCTTTTTTGGCAAGGGGTTAACCAGGCCGACTCATTTCGGCCAGCGCTACCGGACCGGTTGGCGGACGGAACACGGGGTGCCCATCTTGGTCTCAAACGGCGTCGGCATGGTCACTGTGCCGTTCCGCCTGTTCGCCACGCCGGAGGTCCACGTTATTACGCTAATGAAGGGAGACGCCGGTGAACGTTAA
- a CDS encoding M20/M25/M40 family metallo-hydrolase: MNVNEFITKARLILPELMKDLTDLVALPSVPFPGFPPEPVDAARAATAKILEKAGYANVRELDLGAGYPAVTAEAAGPKGSPTVLLYAHYDVQPAPAEQDWETDPWRLTEKPDGRFYGRGAADDKSGIVIHAGTLKIFDGKPPVNLKVVIEGEEETVSNLEPFIVKHPELFQADVMLISDMGNIIAGDPVLTTALRGTVVCLVEVKTIARPLHSGIFGGPVPDALVALIKLLGTLWDEKGNTVVEGLQSFDWPDDVYPEERFRDLAGFLPGVVMIGDGSLASRLWSKPSVTVIGLDAPATSQAGNALIPAAKARLSLRIAPGEDPNKAIGALKRHLLRAAPWGAQVTVEEVMAADAFTSAVGGPGQSAARRAVSEVYGKEPSDVGSGGTIPLLQRLAEAAPQAEFVLWGASDAAALIHGANESVDGSEIEKMVAAQALMLQHLA; this comes from the coding sequence GTGAACGTTAACGAATTCATCACCAAGGCCCGGTTGATTTTACCCGAGTTGATGAAGGACCTGACCGACTTGGTCGCACTGCCTTCCGTCCCATTTCCCGGTTTTCCGCCGGAGCCGGTTGACGCAGCCCGGGCCGCCACCGCTAAAATCCTGGAAAAAGCCGGTTATGCGAATGTCCGCGAGCTAGACCTCGGCGCGGGCTATCCCGCCGTCACAGCCGAAGCGGCCGGTCCCAAGGGTTCCCCGACAGTCCTGTTATACGCCCATTACGACGTCCAACCCGCGCCGGCGGAACAAGATTGGGAGACAGATCCCTGGCGCTTGACCGAGAAGCCTGACGGACGATTTTACGGCCGCGGGGCGGCGGACGACAAAAGCGGGATTGTCATCCACGCCGGCACCCTTAAAATCTTCGACGGAAAACCGCCTGTAAATTTAAAGGTCGTCATAGAGGGAGAAGAAGAAACCGTTTCCAACCTGGAGCCGTTTATCGTTAAGCATCCGGAGCTGTTTCAAGCGGATGTCATGCTGATATCCGATATGGGAAACATCATTGCCGGCGACCCCGTGTTGACCACCGCGCTTCGGGGTACGGTTGTCTGTCTCGTCGAGGTTAAAACCATTGCCAGACCGCTGCATTCGGGAATCTTCGGCGGACCGGTGCCGGACGCGCTGGTTGCCCTGATCAAACTGCTGGGAACCCTATGGGACGAAAAGGGAAACACCGTCGTCGAGGGGCTGCAATCGTTTGACTGGCCTGACGATGTCTATCCCGAAGAGCGCTTCCGCGATTTAGCCGGCTTCCTGCCAGGTGTCGTCATGATCGGAGACGGCAGCCTGGCGTCGCGCCTGTGGAGCAAACCGAGTGTTACGGTTATCGGTCTGGACGCGCCGGCGACAAGCCAAGCCGGCAACGCCTTGATACCGGCGGCCAAGGCCAGGCTATCCCTAAGGATCGCTCCAGGTGAAGATCCCAATAAGGCAATCGGCGCTTTGAAGAGGCACCTTTTACGAGCGGCTCCCTGGGGAGCGCAAGTAACGGTCGAAGAAGTGATGGCGGCTGACGCATTTACATCGGCTGTCGGCGGCCCCGGCCAGTCGGCAGCCCGGCGAGCCGTCTCCGAAGTCTACGGAAAAGAGCCGTCGGACGTCGGCTCGGGCGGCACGATTCCGCTACTGCAGAGGCTGGCTGAAGCCGCGCCGCAAGCTGAGTTCGTCCTGTGGGGCGCTTCCGACGCGGCGGCATTAATCCACGGCGCGAATGAAAGCGTCGACGGGTCTGAAATAGAGAAAATGGTTGCGGCGCAAGCGCTTATGCTGCAACATTTGGCTTAA
- a CDS encoding GAP family protein — protein MIELLSSVIPLSIGAAFSPTVLAFTLVILGGKTKPRLKALIMIAGMSIALTGLALAAGSLTDVTANTEVKSVTLWLDIGLGIFLIGLGLRSILIKQTDVPPKPRLKSGARGGRSVAAFVPIGIVIMLTDFSSIVLFVPAIRDITAASISWTAKLLVAAIPFIAVLIPASVPLLAVTFSPDKAGQALQKLNVWLARHNRTISVSLAFAFGVFLLWKGASKIF, from the coding sequence ATGATTGAGCTTTTGTCCTCCGTAATCCCTCTCTCCATCGGGGCGGCTTTTAGCCCTACGGTACTAGCCTTCACACTGGTCATTCTGGGCGGGAAAACAAAGCCGCGCCTGAAAGCCTTAATCATGATCGCGGGTATGTCTATCGCTTTGACCGGTTTGGCTTTGGCCGCGGGGTCGCTGACGGACGTGACAGCTAACACCGAGGTAAAATCGGTTACCTTATGGCTAGACATAGGCTTAGGGATTTTCTTGATAGGTCTAGGATTGAGAAGCATCCTCATCAAGCAGACCGACGTACCGCCGAAACCTCGTCTTAAGAGCGGCGCTAGAGGAGGAAGGAGCGTGGCCGCCTTTGTCCCTATCGGAATCGTCATCATGCTGACTGATTTCTCGTCGATTGTTCTATTTGTCCCGGCGATACGGGACATAACGGCGGCCTCGATAAGCTGGACGGCGAAGCTTCTGGTAGCCGCCATCCCGTTTATCGCAGTTCTAATACCCGCCTCCGTGCCCCTGCTGGCGGTGACCTTCTCGCCGGATAAGGCCGGTCAGGCGCTTCAGAAGTTGAACGTTTGGCTAGCCCGGCACAACCGGACGATCAGCGTCAGCCTGGCCTTCGCGTTCGGAGTGTTTCTTTTGTGGAAAGGCGCCTCAAAAATATTCTGA